TGCTTTAGACCCGAAACCAGGTGATCTAGCCATGCGCAGGATGAAGGTGCGGTAACACGCACTGGAGGTCCGAACCAGTGCCCGTTGAAAAGGTCTTGGATGACGTGTGGTTAGGGGTGAAAGGCCAATCAAACCTGGACATAGCTGGTTCTCCGCGAAAGCTATTTAGGTAGCGCCTCGAATGAATGCCGTGCGGGGTAGAGCACTGGATGGGCTAGGGCCGCCCACAGCGGTACCGCACTCAACCAAACTCCGAATACGCACGAGCACTACTCGGGAGACACACGGCGGGTGCTAACGTCCGTCGTGAAGAGGGCAACAACCCTGACCGACAGCTAAGGCCCCCAATTCGTGGCTAAGTGGGAAAGGATGTGGGACTCCCAAAACAACCAGGAGGTTGGCTTAGAAGCAGCCATCCTTTAAAGAAAGCGTAACAGCTCACTGGTCTAGCTAAGGGGTCCTGCGCCGAAAATGTAACGGGGCTCAAGCCACGAGCCGAAGCTTCGGGTGCATCTTACGATGCGCGGTAGCGGAGCGTTCCCTAGGCTGATGAAGGGATACTCGCGAGAGATCCTGGAGGTATGGGAAGTGCGAATGCTGACATGAGTAACGACAAAGAGTGTGAAAGACACTCTCGCCGAAAGTCCAAGGGTTCCTGCGTAAAGTTAATCTGCGCAGGGTCAGCCGGCCCCTAAGGCGAGGCCGAAAGGCGTAGTCGATGGGAATGGGGCGAATATTCCCCAGCCAGTGGATGGTGACGGATGCCGTGTATCGTTTCTCCTTATCGGATTGGAGAGGCGGTGAAGGGGTTCCAGGAAATAGCCTCCACATCAGACCGTACCCGAAACCGACACAGGTGGACTGGTAGAGCATACCAAGGCGCTTGAGAGAACGATGCTGAAGGAACTCGGCAATCTGCCTCCGTAACTTCGGGATAAGGAGGCCCTGTTCGTGCGCAAGCATGAGCAGGGGGCACAGACCAGGGGGTGGCGACTGTTTATCTAAAACACAGGACTCTGCGAAGTCGAGAAGACGACGTATAGGGTCTGACGCCTGCCCGGTGCCGGAAGGTCAAGAGGAGAGGTGAGAGCCTTGAATCGAAGCCCCGGTAAACGGCGGCCGTAACTATAACGGTCCTAAGGTAGCGAAATTCCTTGTCGGGTAAGTTCCGACCTGCACGAATGGCGTAACGATCTCCCCGCTGTCTCCAGCATCGGCTCAGTGAAATTGAACTCCCCGTGAAGATGCGGGGTTCCTGCGGTCAGACGGAAAGACCCCGTGCACCTTTACTGTAGCTTTGCGCTGGCCCTCGTGTCGGCATGTGTAGGATAGGTGGTAGGCTTTGAAGTCCGGGCGCCAGCCTGGATGGAGCCGTCCTTGAAATACCACCCTTGACGTTATGAGGGTCTAACCGCGCTCCGTGATCCGGGGCCGGGACCGCGCATGGCAGGCAGTTTGACTGGGGCGGTCGCCTCCCAAAGCGTAACGGAGGCGTGCAACGGTAGGCTCAGACCGGTCGGAAATCGGTCGTCGAGTGCAATGGCATAAGCCTGCCTGACTGCGAGACAGACACGTCGAGCAGAGACGAAAGTCGGTCATAGTGATCCGGTGGTCCCGCGTGGGTGGGCCATCGCTCAACGGATAAAAGGTACGCCGGGGATAACAGGCTGATGACCCCCAAGAGTCCATATCGACGGGGTCGTTTGGCACCTCGATGTCGGCTCATCACATCCTGGGGCTGGAGCAGGTCCCAAGGGTTCGGCTGTTCGCCGATTAAAGTGGTACGTGAGCTGGGTTCAGAACGTCGTGAGACAGTTCGGTCCCTATCTGCCGTGGGTGTAGGAGTTCTGAGAGGATCTGTCCCTAGTACGAGAGGACCGGGATGGACGAACCTCTGGTGGACCTGTTGTGGCGCCAGCCGCAGTGCAGGGTAGCTATGTTCGGTCGGGATAACCGCTGAAGGCATCTAAGCGGGAAACCCCCCTTGAAACGAGAACTCCCTCGAGAGCCGTGGAAGACGACCACGTGGATAGGCTGGATGTGCAAGCGCGGTAACGCGCTGAGCTGACCAGTACTAATCGCTCGATCGGCTTGATCGCTCTCATGATCCGTGTCCGGATCGACCACACACACGATGAAGACGCACTGGCAGTCCGCAGCGACTGCCACTCACAAAAATGCTTGCCGGACGGACGTGCTTGGCCGGTCTGGTGGTCTGTGCGGGGTGATCAGAACCCGATCCCATCTCGAACTCGGCCGTTAACCGCCCCAGCGCCTATGGTACTGTGTCTCAAGACACGGGAGAGTCGGTCACCGCCAGACCTGCCAAGCACGTACACATTCCCTCGTTCACGACCCATCGACACGAAAGCCCGCCAGGCTCGACCCTGGCGGGCTTCGTCGCGTTCGGGGCCTCCCGCCTCACGGCGACGGGCGTTCCATCGCGGCACCGGCCCGCCGCAGGGTTTCGTCGAACGGGTTCAGGCGCGCGGCGATCCCGGTGGCCTCGCGCCGCAGCATCCCGGCGATGGCCTCGCGGCGTTCGCCGCCGAGGCGGTCGACCGTGCTGCCGACGCTGAGCGCCGCGACCGCCCGCCCGTCCGCGTCGAGGATCGGCACACCGAGCCCGGCCATGCCGGGGATCAGGCCGGACGCCGCGGCGCAGTAGCCGAGATGGCGGGTGCGGGCGATCTCGGTGTGCAGGAACGCCTCGTCGAGGCTCGTCACCTCGCGCATCCGGGGGAGGTTGTAGCGGATCACCGCCTCCTGCTCGTCCGCCGGCAGGTGCGCCAGGATCGCCATCGACCCCTGGCCGAGACCGAGCATCACCCGGCCGCCGATATCGCCCGTGAAGGAGCGGATCGGCAGCGGCCCGGCCGTGCGGTCGATGCAGACCGCGTCGTAGCCGTTGCGCACGAGCAGGAACACCGTCTCGCCGAGCGCTCCGGTCAGGCGCAGCAGCGCCGGGCGGGCGAGATCGCGCAGGCCGAGCGGATTGCCCGCCTTGGCGGCGAGACGGAACAGCCCGAGGCCGAGCCGGTAGGTCTTCGTCGCCGGATCGAGATCGACGAGGTCCTCGGCGACGAGTGCCCGCAGCAACCGCAGGGCCGTGGGCGCCGGAAGGCCCGACGCCTCGGCGAGGGCGCTCAGGCGCGCGCCGCCGGTGCCCGCCTCGCCGAGATGACGCAGCAGCCCGGCGATCCGGGCCGGCCCGGATCTCTCGCTCGATTTCGGTTCGAGCCGGTCATACGGGTCTTTCATGCTCGGCCATTTCGGTGATCGGAAAAGCGCCGGCAAAATCATCCGCCTGCCGAAATACCTGTTGCCCGGATCGCTGTGGCGTTCAATCCTCTGCATCGAGACCGATGGAGGAGATGTCGTCGATGCGGCGATCACCGGATGAGCGGGGCAGCGATGCTTGAGCCGGCCGGCCGCGTCGCGATGGTGTCGGGCGCTTCGCGCGGGATCGGGCGAGCGGTGGCCGAACGGCTGTCCCGGGCCGGCTACCGCGTCAGCGCCGGCCTGCGCGATCCGCGCCGCGCAGCGGCGGAGTGGCACGCCGTCCGCTACGACGCCGAGGCGACCGGCAGCGCCGAGGCCTGGGTCGCGGCGGCGGTGGAGCGATTCGGCCGGATCGACGTGCTGGTCAACGCGGCCGGCATCAACCCGATGGCCAACTTCCTCGATTCCGACGAGACGGCGCTCGACGCGCTCTTCTCCGTCAACGTCAAGGCGCCGATGCGGGCGATCCGGGCGGCCTGGCCGCACCTCGTCGCCTCGGGAGCCGGACGGATCGTCACCATCGCGTCGCTCTCGGGAAAGCGGGTGCGCAACGACAATACCGGCTACGCGATGACGAAGGCCGCCCTGGTCAGCCTCACCCAGGCGGTGCGGCGCCAGGGGTGGGACCACGGCATCCGCGCCACCGCCTTCTGCCCCGGCTTCGTCGACACCGACATGACCGCTCACGTCACCAAGCAACTGCGGGAGCTGATGTCCCGGCCCGAGGACGTCGCCGCCGTGATCGAGACCCTGGTGCGGTTGCCCAACACCGCGAGCGTCGCCGAATTGCTGCTCAATTGCCGGTACGAGGACACCCTGTGAGCGGGCTGTTCCACCGCCTCGCGACCCGTGCGGGCGCACCCGTCCCCTTTACCATCGACGGGGCGCCGGCCGAGGCGCGGGCGGGCGACCTCCTGATCGCCGCGATCCTGCTGCACCGGCGCGCCTTGCGCCGGTTCGAGTTCGGCCCCGGCGACCGGGCCGGCTACTGCCTGATGGGCGCCTGCCAGGATTGCTGGGTCGGCTTGGCCGACGGCCGCCGCGTGCGGGCCTGCACCACCCTGGTCGAGCCCGGCATGGCGGTGGTCACGGGAGGCGCCGATGCCTGAGCCCGTCGTTGCGATCGTCGGCGCGGGACCGGCCGGACTGCGTGCGGCCGAAGTCCTGGCGAAAGCGGGTTTGCGCCCGCTCCTCGTCGACGAGGGGCACCGCGCCGGCGGGCAGATCTATCGGCGTCCGCCGCCCGGTGCCGAGCGGCCGGCGGCGGAGCTCTACGGTTTCGAGGCCGGACGGGCCCGCGCGCTCCACGCCCTCGCCGACGCGCTGGCGCCGCGGCTCGATTACCGGCCCGGGACGATGGTGTGGGCGATCGCCGCGCGCGAGCCCGCGGGCTTCGACCTCGACTGCCTCGGATCGGAGGGCCGCGAGCGGATCTCCGTCGATCGCCTGGTGCTCGCCACCGGCGCCATGGACCGGAGCCTGCCGGTCCCGGGCTGGACGTTGCCGGGCGTGTTCACCCTCGGGGCGGCGCAGATCGCCCTCAAGGCGCAGGGCATGGCGATCGGCCGGCGCGTCGCGCTCGTCGGGGCCGGGCCGCTCCTGCCGCTGGTCGCGCACCAATACGCGAAGGCCGGAGCGACGCTCGCCGCTGTGCTCGACGTCACGCCGCTCGCGCCGAAGGTGAGGGCGGCGCCTCGCCTCGCCGCCGTGCCGACGACCCTGGCCAAGGGCCTCTGGTACACGCTGCGGGGCGCGTTGGGGGGTACGCCCGTGCGCTCCGGTATCCGCGCCGTCGCGGTCGAGGGCGCGCGCCACGTCGAGGCGCTGGCCTGGGAGGATGCCCGCGGGCGCCGGCACACGATTCCATGCGACGCGGTCGGGGTCTCGTTCGGGCTGCGCAGCGAGGCGCAAGCCGCGGACCTCGCCGGCTGCCGCTTCGTGTTCGAGCCCGTGACGCGGCAATGGCAGCCGGAGCGCTCGGCGGAGGGCCGCGCCTCGCATCCGCACGTCTACCTGGCCGGCGACGGCAGCGGGATCGGCGGGGCCGACGTGGCCGAGCTGCAGGGCGAGCGCACGGCGCTGGCGCTGCTCGCCGATCTCGGCCGGCCCCGGGACGCCGCGCGGGAGGCCCGGCTCGACCGGCGGCTCGCCCGGCAGGCCCGGTTCCGCGCGGCGCTCGAGGCCGCCTACCCCTATCCGCACCACCTCGTGGACGGAATCGCCGACGACGAGATCGTCTGCCGCTGCGAGGGCATCACCGCGGGCGCGATCCGGCGGACCGCCGCCGAGCGGGATGCCCGCGAGGTCAACCGCCTGAAGGCCCTGACCCGGACCGGGATGGGCCGCTGCCAGGGCCGGGTCTGCGGCCACGCCGCCGCGGAGATCCTGGCTCGGGCCCTCGACGTGCCGGTCGAAGCGGTCGGGCGGCTGCGCGGGCAGGCGCCGATCAAGCCGATCCCGCTGCGGGAGCCGGCGTGATGGAGCATCTCAGCGTCGACGTCGCGATCATCGGCGGCGGCACCGCGGCCTGCGCCACGGCCGTGGCCCTGCGGGAGGCCGGCCTCACCGTCGCGTTGCTGGAGAAGCGCCTGTGCGGCGCGGGCGCCAGCGGGGTGAATTTCGGCGGCGTGCGCCAGCAGGGCCGCGATTTCGTGGAACTACCGCTGTCGCGGCGCTCGCGGATCCTCTGGGACGGCCTGAACGCCAAGCTTGGCGAGGATGTCGGGTTCGAGGCGACCGGCCACATCAAGCTCGCCCGGTCCGAGGCCGACATGGCGGTGCTGGAAGCCTACGCCCGCGACGCGGCGGAGCACGGGCTCGACCTCCAGCTCCTCGGGGCGAACGCGCTCCGGGCCGAGATGCCGTGGCTCGGCCCGGCCGTGGTGGGCGCCTCGCTGTCGCCGACCGACGGCCAGGCCAATCCGCGGGTGGTGGGGCCGGCCTTCGCGCGGCTCGCCCGGCGGCTGGGCGCCGAGGTGCGCGAGCACGCCCCGGTGCATCATGCGGCCCGCGACGGCGCCGGCTTCACGGTCGAGGCCGAGGGCGTGACGGTGCGGAGCCGCAGCCTCGTCAACGCCGCCGGCGCCTATGGCGGCGCGGTGGCGGGCTGGTTCGGCGAGGCGGCGCCGGTGGCGCCCCTCTCCCCCAACATGGTGGTGACCGAGCCGCTGCCCCACCTCGTCACCCGCTCGATCGGGGTCGTCGGCGGCGACGTCTACGTGCGCCAGACCCGGCGCGGCAACGTGGTGCTGGGGGGCGGGCGTGGCACGGCGGACAGCGCCGACGGCCTCGCCCGGCCGGTCTCGGCGACCTCGCTCGGCGCTGGCGCCAAGACCCTGACGCTGATCCCGGACCTCGCCCACGCCCAGGTCATCCGCAGCTGGAGCGGCCTCGACGGCGAGATGCCGGACCACATCCCGGTCATCGGGCCGTCCTCGACCACGCCCGGCCTGGTTCATGCCTTCGGCTTCTCCGGCCACGGTTTCCAGCTCGGCCCGGTCATGGGCGAGATCCTGGCGGAGCTCGTGACGACGGGGCGCTCCGCCTCACCTCTCCATCCGTTCCGGATCGAGCGCTTCGCCGATTGGCGGGGTCCGTTCCGGTCGGAGGGCGAGATCGAGCACTGACACGACAGAACGACGACCCAGGGGGAACACCACGATGAGACGCTTCCTCTTCGCAGCGGCCGCCCTGCTCGCCGCCGGACCGGCCCTCGCGCAAGGCACCAACACGCAGGTCTCCAAGACGCTGACGATCGGCATGGCGGCGGCCGACATCAGCCAGCTCGATCCGTTCCGCGCCACCAGCACCCAGGACAAGCCGGTGGTGTCGTGGATCTTCAACGGGCTCGTGCGGTTCAAGCCCGGCTCGACCAGCCTCGAGACCCTGGAGCCGGACCTCGCCGAATCCTGGGTCCGCTCGGAGGACGGCCGTACCTGGACCTTCTCCTTGCGCAAGGGCGTGAAGTTCCACGGCGGCTACGGCGAGATGACCGCCGACGACGTCGTGTTCTCGCTGAAGCGCGCCGCCGACCCCAAATCCTCGTCGTTCGCGACCGACTACGCCGCCTTCGACACGATCGAGGCGGTCGATCCGTACACGGTGCGGATCACCCTCAAGCACCCGGTGCCGTCGCTGCTCGGCCTCGTGGCGAACTACCACGGCGGCAACGTGCTCAGCCGCAAGGCCGTCGAGGCGCTGGGCAACGACTTCCGCCTCAAGCCCGTCGGCACCGGGCCCTTCGCCTTCGCCGAGTACAAGCCGAACGAGAGCGTGCGGCTGACCGCCAACCCGGACTACTTCCGCGGCAAGCCGAAGCTCGGCGGCATCCTCTACCGGCTGATCCCGGCCGACGCCGCCCGCGACCTCGCCTTCACCTCGGGCGAGCTCGACGTCGTCTACGGCCGCCAGGACCAGCGCTGGGCCGAGCGCTTCGGCCGCGAGGCGGACGTCTCGGTCGACATCGTGCGGCCGGCCGAGCTCGCGCTGCTCCACCTCAACATCAGCCACAAGCCCCTCGACGACGTGCGGGTGCGCCGCGCCGTCGCCCACGCGATCAGCCAGGCGCAGATCGTCCAGTTCAAGGGCGCGAGCGTCACCGAGCCGGCGGTGTCGATCATCCCGAAGGGCTATCTCGGCACCGACGACAAGGCGCCGCTGCCGCCTTACGACCCCGCCAAGGCCAAGGCGCTGCTCGCCGAGGCCGGCCATCCGAACGGGATCAGCATCACGGCGGTCCAGACCAGCCTGCCGACCATGCTGACCGCGATGCAGATCGTGCAGGGCCAGCTCAAGAAGGCCGGGATCGAGCTGAAGCTCGACGTCGTCGATCACCAGACCTACCACGCCCAGATCCGCAAGGACCTGTCGGACGTCGTCTACTACGCCGCGGCGCGCTTCCCCGTCGCCGACACCTACCTGACCCAGTTCTTCGATTCGGCCTCGACGGTCGGCACGCCGACCGCCGTGACGAACTTCTCCCACTGCAACGCGGCGGATGCCGAGATCCGGGCGGCGCGGACCGAGCCCGACCCGGAGAAGCAGAAGGCCCTGTGGAAGGCGGCACAAGCCAAGATCATCGAGCAGGTCTGCGCCGTGCCGCTCTCGGAGGGCCTGCAGGTCTGGGCGCACAAGAAGACGGTCGATTACGGCTACGACTTCAAGGGCGCGATCCACCTCGGGCCGGTGATCACGGAAGCGACGGACAAGAAGTAAGTCACTCCCGGCGCGCGGCTTGCCTGAATCTCACGGCCGGCCGCGTGTATCCCCTCTCCCCGCGGGCGGGGAGAGGGCTGTGTCCCCGTCCAGGGGACGCAGCGAGGCGGCAGCCGACGGTGAGGGGGAGGTGCCGGATTAAGCAGATTTCGCAAAAGTGGTTGCCGGTTTTGCGACGAAAATCTGCGACAAACCAAGCAACTAAGCGGACGAAGCGTTGGCCTGCCAACGCAAGTCTGCTTAGGCTCATCCTGAAACACCCCCTCACCCTCGCCCTACGGGCTTGCTGCATTCCCTGAATAGGAATGCAGCCCTCTCCCCGCCCGCGGGGAGAGGAGAGACCCGCGCATCATTCGATGATGCCGCGATTCCTCCCTCCAACCCCCGGCCCGCCGATGCTCCAGTTCATCCTCAAGCGCCTCCTCCTGGCCATGCCGACGCTGGTGGCGGTGCTGACCGTGGTGTTCGTGCTCGTGCGGGTGGTGCCGGGCGATCCGACCATCGTGATCCTGGGCGACCAGGCGAGCGAGTCCGCCCGGGCCGACCTGCGGGGCAAGCTCGGCCTCG
The sequence above is drawn from the Methylobacterium terrae genome and encodes:
- a CDS encoding IclR family transcriptional regulator, which codes for MKDPYDRLEPKSSERSGPARIAGLLRHLGEAGTGGARLSALAEASGLPAPTALRLLRALVAEDLVDLDPATKTYRLGLGLFRLAAKAGNPLGLRDLARPALLRLTGALGETVFLLVRNGYDAVCIDRTAGPLPIRSFTGDIGGRVMLGLGQGSMAILAHLPADEQEAVIRYNLPRMREVTSLDEAFLHTEIARTRHLGYCAAASGLIPGMAGLGVPILDADGRAVAALSVGSTVDRLGGERREAIAGMLRREATGIAARLNPFDETLRRAGAAMERPSP
- a CDS encoding SDR family NAD(P)-dependent oxidoreductase; translation: MLEPAGRVAMVSGASRGIGRAVAERLSRAGYRVSAGLRDPRRAAAEWHAVRYDAEATGSAEAWVAAAVERFGRIDVLVNAAGINPMANFLDSDETALDALFSVNVKAPMRAIRAAWPHLVASGAGRIVTIASLSGKRVRNDNTGYAMTKAALVSLTQAVRRQGWDHGIRATAFCPGFVDTDMTAHVTKQLRELMSRPEDVAAVIETLVRLPNTASVAELLLNCRYEDTL
- a CDS encoding (2Fe-2S)-binding protein, coding for MSGLFHRLATRAGAPVPFTIDGAPAEARAGDLLIAAILLHRRALRRFEFGPGDRAGYCLMGACQDCWVGLADGRRVRACTTLVEPGMAVVTGGADA
- a CDS encoding NAD(P)/FAD-dependent oxidoreductase encodes the protein MPEPVVAIVGAGPAGLRAAEVLAKAGLRPLLVDEGHRAGGQIYRRPPPGAERPAAELYGFEAGRARALHALADALAPRLDYRPGTMVWAIAAREPAGFDLDCLGSEGRERISVDRLVLATGAMDRSLPVPGWTLPGVFTLGAAQIALKAQGMAIGRRVALVGAGPLLPLVAHQYAKAGATLAAVLDVTPLAPKVRAAPRLAAVPTTLAKGLWYTLRGALGGTPVRSGIRAVAVEGARHVEALAWEDARGRRHTIPCDAVGVSFGLRSEAQAADLAGCRFVFEPVTRQWQPERSAEGRASHPHVYLAGDGSGIGGADVAELQGERTALALLADLGRPRDAAREARLDRRLARQARFRAALEAAYPYPHHLVDGIADDEIVCRCEGITAGAIRRTAAERDAREVNRLKALTRTGMGRCQGRVCGHAAAEILARALDVPVEAVGRLRGQAPIKPIPLREPA
- a CDS encoding NAD(P)/FAD-dependent oxidoreductase, translating into MEHLSVDVAIIGGGTAACATAVALREAGLTVALLEKRLCGAGASGVNFGGVRQQGRDFVELPLSRRSRILWDGLNAKLGEDVGFEATGHIKLARSEADMAVLEAYARDAAEHGLDLQLLGANALRAEMPWLGPAVVGASLSPTDGQANPRVVGPAFARLARRLGAEVREHAPVHHAARDGAGFTVEAEGVTVRSRSLVNAAGAYGGAVAGWFGEAAPVAPLSPNMVVTEPLPHLVTRSIGVVGGDVYVRQTRRGNVVLGGGRGTADSADGLARPVSATSLGAGAKTLTLIPDLAHAQVIRSWSGLDGEMPDHIPVIGPSSTTPGLVHAFGFSGHGFQLGPVMGEILAELVTTGRSASPLHPFRIERFADWRGPFRSEGEIEH
- a CDS encoding ABC transporter substrate-binding protein, with product MRRFLFAAAALLAAGPALAQGTNTQVSKTLTIGMAAADISQLDPFRATSTQDKPVVSWIFNGLVRFKPGSTSLETLEPDLAESWVRSEDGRTWTFSLRKGVKFHGGYGEMTADDVVFSLKRAADPKSSSFATDYAAFDTIEAVDPYTVRITLKHPVPSLLGLVANYHGGNVLSRKAVEALGNDFRLKPVGTGPFAFAEYKPNESVRLTANPDYFRGKPKLGGILYRLIPADAARDLAFTSGELDVVYGRQDQRWAERFGREADVSVDIVRPAELALLHLNISHKPLDDVRVRRAVAHAISQAQIVQFKGASVTEPAVSIIPKGYLGTDDKAPLPPYDPAKAKALLAEAGHPNGISITAVQTSLPTMLTAMQIVQGQLKKAGIELKLDVVDHQTYHAQIRKDLSDVVYYAAARFPVADTYLTQFFDSASTVGTPTAVTNFSHCNAADAEIRAARTEPDPEKQKALWKAAQAKIIEQVCAVPLSEGLQVWAHKKTVDYGYDFKGAIHLGPVITEATDKK